The following proteins are co-located in the Lagenorhynchus albirostris chromosome 2, mLagAlb1.1, whole genome shotgun sequence genome:
- the S100PBP gene encoding S100P-binding protein, with protein MPCSLVPSEQSSGTSLLPKDNAPFSWDSLDEDGLDDSLLELSDGEDDGHFSFTEEEIQELLKDDDLSNEHFSWGGGLPNHDSRNVEKGGKGSQIPLDTPQEKNSLYSLGPEAETTSLFKLPQLNTSVGHGPTPPKPLNRRFALEKNLIKVTVAPFDPTVCNVVLDKDKTDTSKVTEKPSSLGEEMREDGLSLNESTICTESEGISLSNSAYDGSPLPFSNSNFQQTVSDKNMSDSKKPTPVFSQILDHSETPNTGSAWRNGPHKSSFEMRFPVVSSSSNKDVLDKDSGKLKVHEKRLGKVIPVLQTKTRTNIPTFSPSDLEKQKQSYLRNVIAHIEDPVDSNQGTLGELCALMGQVHHMQNPKWQHPSDLTRRNYARFRQKSLQRYSLTQWVDQNMRSHHRFQRLPDFPYSPFVSSHQQ; from the exons ATGCCGTGCTCACTAGTGCCCTCTGAACAGTCTTCTGGTACCTCTCTTTTGCCTAAAGACAATGCCCCATTTTCTTGGGATTCCTTGGATGAGGACGGATTGGATGACTCCTTGCTGGAGCTGTCTGATGGGGAAGATGATGGCCATTTCAGTTTCACGGAGGAAGAGATTCAGGAACTCTTGAAGGATGATGACCTATCAAATGAGCACTTTTCTTGGGGAGGAGGCTTGCCTAACCATGACAGCAGGAATGTtgagaagggagggaaagggagtcAAATTCCACTTGATACTCCCCAAGAGAAAAATTCATTGTACAGCTTGGGACCAGAAGCTGAGACCACTAGCCTCTTCAAACTACCTCAACTAAATACATCAGTTGGTCATGGACCAACTCCTCCTAAACCATTGAACAGACGCTTTGCACTAGAAAAGAATCTTATAAAAGTTACAGTTGCACCATTTGATCCAACAGTTTGTAATGTTGTACTTGATAAGGACAAGACTGATACATCCAAAGTTACTGAAAAACCCTCCTCCCTTGGAGAAGAGATGAGAGAAGATGGTCTTAGCCTAAATGAGAGCACAATTTGCACAGAATCTGAAGGGATCAGCCTCAGTAACTCTGCCTATGATGGGTCCCCACTCCCTTTTTCAAACAGTAACTTTCAACAAACTGTCTCTGATAAAAATATGTCTGACAGTAAGAAACCTACACCTGTATTCTCTCAGATCTTGGACCATTCAGAAACTCCTAATACAGGGTCAGCCTGGAGAAATGGACCACATAAATCAAGTTTTGAAATGAGGTTTCCGGTTGTTTCCAGTTCATCAAACAAA GATGTTCTTGACAAGGATTCTGGGAAGCTGAAGGTCCATGAAAAAAGACTAGGCAAAGTCATTCCTGTTCTGCAAACCAAAACAAG GACTAATATTCCGACGTTTTCACCATCAGATCTAGAAAAGCAGAAGCAAAGTTATCTCAGGAATGTCATTGCTCATATAGAAGACCCAGTGGACTCTAACCAAG GTACCTTGGGGGAGCTGTGTGCCTTGATGGGTCAAGTTCATCACATGCAGAACCCAAAATGGCAGCATCCTTCGGACCTCACCAGGCG AAACTATGCCCGGTTCCGACAGAAGTCTCTGCAAAGATACAGTCTGACTCAGTGGGTTGACCAGAACATGCGAAGCCACCATCGGTTCCAGCGTCTACCAGATTTCCCGTACAGTCCATTTGTCTCCTCCCATCAGCAGTGA